The stretch of DNA TTTGACATGGCCCAGCCGTTTTTTGAAGGGTACGCCCCGGCTAAAATCGGATATCGCTGGTGTTATATTGACCGTAAGGGAACTGTCGTCAGTTGCGGGTTCGATGAAGCGGAAACGCTGTCCACCGGGATAGGACTGGTGAAAACCGGAGTAAAATGGGGATTTTTTGATCGGAGCGGCAAGACAGTCATCTCCCCGCAATTCGATGATGCCGGCTCATTCAATTTCGACCTGGCCCCCATCAAGATGGCCAATGCCTGGGGCTATATCGATAAAACCGGTGCAATCGTTATTCCTCCTCAGTTTGATAATGCCTGTACATTCTCGGAATGAGAACAGGCTGAATCACATTATTCCGCATGTCTTTTTCTCAGGAGAAAATACAATGATCTCACATGGCAGAGGTAACCGGACAGTGTTTTTCCTGAAACAGGGTTTCAGGATTTTTTTCTTTCTGATATCTCTCGCCGCTGTTCCGGCGGGCGCGGAGATGACGGTTGCCTCCCCTGGCAGCTTACGACCGTTATTATCGTATGAATCATCGGGCGCAAAAACAGCCATATCTAACCCGGCGCTGGTGAAACCAACTGAGACTCTGGTGCGGATTCGGCTCATTACCCGCGACAGCGATACCGGGGAAACCATCCCCTGCCGGGTAGTCATCGCCGACTCACTCGGCCGGTATTGGGGACTCAGCGGGCCTATAACCAATCAGCGAACGTTCTTTTACACCCCCGGAGACACGCTTTTATCCCTCTATCCCGGGAATTTCAGCGCCACCGTATTTCGGGGTTTCGAGTATACTCCTGTCAAAGACAAGGTGTTCACAGTACCCGGTTCGGCGAATCCGGCGCCGTTCACTGTCGAAATTCCGCTCAAACGATTCATTCACATGAAAGCTCTCGGCTGGTACTCCTGCGACAGCGAAGTGCATTTTTTCAATGGCAGCGATTCCCCTGACTTTCGGAGAGTATATACTATGCAGCTTGGCGAGGATGTGAACATCCTTAATATTGCCGCCTATGGTGAGGGTACTTTTTCCGGTCCATTATACAAGTATCTGCAAAAAGACCCGTTGCCCATCTCCATCCCGTTCTACCCCATGGTGATCGGTGAAGAGTGGCGGTCGGGGGCCTGGCAGAACCACATGATCCTCATGGGGCTTCCTCATCGGCTCTCCCGCTTCGGGAACGGGTGGTTCAATTACTCCCTCTCTCCCTACCGGTTTTCTTACCCGCCTGCTCTCGATTTCTGCGATGAAGCCCATTCGCTCGGGGCCATCGTGTTCCCCTGCCACCCTTTCCAGTGGAACCAGCCCTGGGCTGCGCCGATGGGGGATAACACCGAGCTTTACGCTGCCTTCGAACTCCCGGTGGATGTGGCGCTCGGAAAGGTTGACGGCATGGCGATATATACTTTCAGTCAACAGGATACCTGGAATCGTTTGGTATGGTACAAACTCCTCAATTGCGGATTCCATGTGTCGCCTTTCGCGGGAACGGATAACTCAGACTTAACCGGGAACCACGTCCAGATGGGTATCATCGGGGCATACCCGGGGAGAGTGCGATCTTATACCTATATTCCCAACCAGAAAAAAGACCTGAATTTCCAGGACTGGATGAGAGAAACGGTGAAGGGACGGAGTTTCGTATCATCGGGCGCTCTGGTGTTTTTCACTGTGAACGGTGAACTGCCCGGTTCCGAGCTGAAACTGAAATCCGTTAAGGGGGAAACGACAGTTGCTGTTCACGCGGATGCACAGTGGATGGGAGGAATCACGAGCGTATCCATCATTGTCAACGGCGAAACCGCCTATACGGAATACGGAGGAGGGAGTCACCAGGTCATCCTGGATCAGAATATCCGGCTCGCCAAGAGTTCCTGGCTCGCTGTAAGGGTTGATGGGGCGCCGTTTGTTAATATGTTCAATGGATGCGCCCATTCGGGTCCTGTCTATGTCACCCTTGACAAACGCCCCATTCGTTCGCGAGAGGACGCACATTATTTTGTGAACTGGATTGACCGGCACATCGCCCTCCTC from Candidatus Latescibacter sp. encodes:
- a CDS encoding SUMF1/EgtB/PvdO family nonheme iron enzyme; amino-acid sequence: MISHGRGNRTVFFLKQGFRIFFFLISLAAVPAGAEMTVASPGSLRPLLSYESSGAKTAISNPALVKPTETLVRIRLITRDSDTGETIPCRVVIADSLGRYWGLSGPITNQRTFFYTPGDTLLSLYPGNFSATVFRGFEYTPVKDKVFTVPGSANPAPFTVEIPLKRFIHMKALGWYSCDSEVHFFNGSDSPDFRRVYTMQLGEDVNILNIAAYGEGTFSGPLYKYLQKDPLPISIPFYPMVIGEEWRSGAWQNHMILMGLPHRLSRFGNGWFNYSLSPYRFSYPPALDFCDEAHSLGAIVFPCHPFQWNQPWAAPMGDNTELYAAFELPVDVALGKVDGMAIYTFSQQDTWNRLVWYKLLNCGFHVSPFAGTDNSDLTGNHVQMGIIGAYPGRVRSYTYIPNQKKDLNFQDWMRETVKGRSFVSSGALVFFTVNGELPGSELKLKSVKGETTVAVHADAQWMGGITSVSIIVNGETAYTEYGGGSHQVILDQNIRLAKSSWLAVRVDGAPFVNMFNGCAHSGPVYVTLDKRPIRSREDAHYFVNWIDRHIALLDSTNHFDTLAHKKRTFALYRKGQDVFREIARTTVIQGIKMVPIPAGTFQMGSNYEDDPNNPLKGKGSFKGEQPVHIVTVSAFEMSATEVTVGQFREFVNKTGYRTEAERGDGALVFIHGKWEKKPDASWKNPYQEQGDDHPVVCVSWNDAVRFCEWLSEKTGREFQLPIEAEWEYACRAGSATAYNLGANESDLARAGWYSSNSSSGLNPVGVMSAGEWPQYFSSNSSNVLHPVGGKKANAWGIYDMHGNVWEWCKDWHGKNISSYNSNNTMGESDYGRILRGGSCINDATYCRSAVRSVYPSAQRDNSTGFRVVRRVSPQN